The region GCACGAAGCGCCCCTTGCCCGCGTACGCGAGCAGCTGGCTCGTGAGCGACGCGGCACGCTCGCCGGCGCGGAGCGCGTCGGTCAGCATGGGACGCGCCGGGTGGCCGGGCGGGAGCGTGTCGAGCGCGAGGCTGCCGTTTCCGATGATGCCGGTGAGCAGGTTGTTGAAGTCGTGCGCGATGCCGCCGGCGAGCACGCCGATGCTTTCGAGCTTCTGGGTCTGCCGGAGCGCTTCGGCCGCGCGGCGCTGGTCCTCGACGTCGGTGCAGGTGCCGAACCACCGCGCGATGCCCCCCGCCTCCTCACGCAGCGCCGAGCCGCGGTCGAGATGCCAGCGGTACTCCCCGTCGCTCCCCCGGCGCAGCCGGTACTCCGCCTCGTACGGCGCGCCGGTGCGCAGCGACGCTTGCCAGCGGGCGGCCGCGGATTCGACATCGGCCGGGTGGATGAAGCGTGCCCATCCCTTCGCCATGAGCTCCGCCTCGCGCACGCCCAGGTATTCGGCGCACCGGCGGTTTACGTAGTCCACGCCGCCGTCGGGCCGCGCGGTCCACACGAGCGGCGGGATGAAATCGGCCAGAAACCGGAACCGCGCCTCGCTCGCGCGCACCGCTTCCTCGCTCTGTCGGAGCTCGCGCGCCGCGGCCTCCGCTCCGCTGCGGGCGCGCGCCTCCGCCCGGGTGAAGGCGGTCAGCGCCAAACTCACCAGTAGGCCGAACACGAAGAGGAGCACCGGCACGTCGCGCCCGCTCGTAATCGGACCGTGCGGGCGCGGGGTGAACTCGAGCGTCCATGGCTCGCCGGCCACGTCGAGCGGAAGAGTGAGGCGGTGCGCGGCACTTGCGGGCCGCCCGCTGCTGCCGGTCGAGCTGTACAGCAGCCGATCGGGCGACACGGACGGCCCATCGTACACCCGCACATCCACCTCGGCGGCGAGCGCGCCGTGGAAGACGGCGTCGAGCAGATCACCCGCGCGGAACGGGCTGTAGACGAAGCCGAGCAGCCGCTCACGCCGCTCCTCGAGGGTCGCGGGCGCGACCCCATCCTGATAGATCGGGAGATAGATCAGAAAGCCGGCTTGCTTGGCCGAATCGATTTCCTGCACCAGCGTAAGGCGCCCCGACGCTGCGGGGCGGCCGCTGGTCCAGGCGCGGAGCATCGCGGCACGGCGGGTGGACTCGGAGAACATGTCGAAACCCATCGCCGCGCGGTTGCGGCGGTCCTGCGGCTGGAGGTACACGATCGCATGGCGCTCGGCGGCGGTGTCGCTCGGCCAGACGTGGAAGCTGTCCACGCCTTCGGCCGCGAGGGCGCGGCGCAGGGAGTCGAGCGCATCCGCCCGCACCCGGACCGAGTACCCGATGCCCTGGATGCCCGGATAGTGCACGGGGAGCTGCAGGCGCGCGACGAATGCGCGGAACTCACCGCGATCGACCTCGTGCGAGGCGGCAAAAAGTCCGCTCGTGGCGCGGAGCAACGTGATGGCCGTTTCGATCCGGTCGCGGAGCGCGACGGCCGCACCGTTGGCCGCGCCGACGAAACGCACTCGCTCGCGGAGCCGGTTGGTGTCGGCGATATACGCTGTCGCCGCGATGGTGAGCAGCAGCGTGGCACCCAGCACCACGGCCGGCGTCGGCACCCTGCCGCCGATCAGGCCGCCTCGCGACGGAGCCCGCGGCTTTGCCGTGGCGGCGGACGAAGGAGGTTTGTGCTCTGAGACCACCGGACCAGCTTCCTGCGCGCCGCGCAGCCGCCTACCTGGTGGTGGCGGGCGCAGCCGCCGCCGCCCCGGTGACGACGCCCTCGAAGGTGACGGCGCGCGGCACGATCAGCCCACCGGTGAGCATGGTAATGAGGAGGTCACCGAAGCTCGAGTGCACGTGGATGCGCAGGTCGGCGATCCCGGAGCCGCCCACAAGCTGGGCGGCGAGCGATTTCCTGAGCGACGGCTGCTTGATGTGCGCCAGCCCCCAGAACCCGTAGAGCGCGTGCGAGGTGACGTGGAACCTGCTGCCCGCCGGCGGCTGGCCCGCCGGTTCGGCCATGGTGACCGGCACGCCGAGCGTGTGCGCGTCGAACGTCATGGCGCATCCCGTGAGACCGGCGGCCACGAGCATCGGCGCCAGGCGTCGCAACCGCGCGCTCCAACGCCGGCCCGTCAAAGCCCGGGGATCCGGAATGCGTAGTGCAGGCCGGCGGCGAAGACGCCGGGATCACCGCCGTCCACGAAGACGCGGTCATAGGAGGCCTGGAGGCCGATGCCGTTCAGCAGGTTGAACTCGACCCCGCCGCTGATGCCGAAATGGGTCTCGGTGTCGGACGAGAGCGCGGCGGAGCCGCCGCTTCCCACGACGTTCACGGTGGCCGGCGGCGTCACGTGTACGATGTCGACCCGCGGCGCGAGCCAGGGCTTGATGGCCAGCACCGGATTGGGAATCGTAAGCGCGATGCCGAGCCCGATCGGGACGTGATAGAACTTCACGTCCGATACCTTGTCGTAGCCGAGGCCGCCCTGGAGCGTCGCGGTGAGCGGCACGAGCGGGCCCCCGAACACCTGGTAATTGAGCGTGCCACCGACGCTGGTAATGTTGTCGGCGGGACCCGAGGGGTTGAACCTGTCGAGGGTGCCAGTGATGCCGAACGGCCCGACTCCGAGCCGTCCGCTCGCGCCGAAGGCCGTGCCCTTGCCGGCGTCGGAATTCGAGAATCCCACATCGCCATACACGGCGAGCCCCGTGGGAACACCGCTGTTGTTGACGGGAATCCCGCGCACCTGGGCCGCGGCCGGCACGGCGCCGAGGATGAGCGCGAGCACCGATCCGAGCGTGGTGCGCCCCAGCCTGCTGCGCCGCATCGCCGTCTCCATCAGGTTGGATCGCGGGCGGGAAGCTAGCCGCGGCGCGAGCCGTTCGTCAACCGAGCGGGCGCGGCGCGGCTGCAATGCGTTCGCGCCCGGCCGCCGATCGGCGGCCGGGCGCGACATGTCCAGCGGCCGGGCTCGAGCCCCGCGCTCAATGCACGAACGCGATGCTCACGCCGACACCCTCGATGTCACCGAGGCCGCCGCTCACCCGAAGCCCGAGGCTTCGCGAAAAGCGCAGGTCCACCCCGACGCCGAGCGCCAGGTCCACGTCGCTCTCGCCCCCACCGAATGTCGGCACCAGCACCGGCTGCAGGTAGGGAACGAAGGTGGTCTGGGAGTTCTCGAGATTGAACCGCCGTCCGACCGATACGCCGATCGGCACGTAGTAGACGTCGCGACCCGTGCCGACGTTGGCGCCGAACCCGAGCGTGAGCGATGCGTCCACCGGGATCCGGTCGGAGTAGCTGAGGAACCGGGTGCGGAGGTCGCCGCCCAGGAGATAGCGGGTGCCCGTGTCACCCTTCAGGTCCTCGAAGCCGCCGCGCACGCTGAGATCGAACTGCCGGTAACCGTAAGTGTAGAACCCTTCGAGCGAAAAATTGGTGGCGCCGCCTGGGTCGGTGAACGACGCCCCGAACTCGTACTGGTCAAATGTGCGATACGGCGCCTTGAAAACCGGCGTCCCTGTTTCCTGGGCGGCGGCAGGAGCGGCCGAAACCGCCGTCAAGCCCGCCACCACCACCCCCGCGACCACCCCCATCAGGCTACGGCGCATGCGACGCTCCTCCGACGTGTTCGGCGACAATGCGTACGCGATCATTCACGACCTGCAGGAACCCGCCTCGGACGGCGAACCGCGTCACGCCATCCGCGCGGCGGACGACGAGCGTGCCAGCACCAAGCAACGTCATGAATGGGGCATGGTTGGGCAGGATCCCCACTTCGCCGTCGAACGCCGGCGCCACAATAGCATCGGCGTCGCCATCGAAGATAGATGCCTCGGGCGAGATGACTGTGACCTTCATCACGACGCCGCGAGCTTCTTGGCCTTCTCCACCGCCTCGTCGATGCCTCCCACCATATAGAAGGCCTGCTCCGGGAGGCTGTCAAACTCGCCGCTCAACACCCGCTCGAAGCTCGCCACCGTGTCCTCCAGCTTTACGTACTTGCCGGGGATACCGGTGAACTGCTCGGCCACGTGGAACGGCTGCGAGAGGAACCGCTGAATCCGCCGCGCCCGCGCGACGACCAGCTTGTCCTCCTCCGACAGCTCGTCCATGCCGAGGATCGCGATGATGTCCTGCAGCGCCTTGTAGCGCTGGAGCGTGCGCTGCACGCCGATCGCGACGTTGTAGTGCCGCTCGCCCACGAACTGCGGGGCCAGGATGCGGCTCGAGCTGTCCAGCGGGTCCACCGCCGGGTAGATGCCCAGCTCCGAGATGGCGCGCGAGAGCACCACGGTCGCGTCGAGGTGGGCGAATGCCGTGGCCGGCGCCGGATCGGTGAGGTCGTCGGCCGGGACGTAGATCGCCTGCACCGACGTGATCGAGCCCTTGGTGGTCGACGTGATCCGCTCCTGCAGGTCACCCATTTCCGTCGCCAGCGTCGGCTGGTAGCCCACCGCGCTCGGCATCCGGCCGAGCAACGCAGAGACCTCCGAGCCCGCCTGGGTGAAGCGGAAGATGTTATCGATGAAGAGCAGCACGTCCTGCCCCTCGACGTCACGGAAGTATTCCGCGATCGTGAGGCCCGAGAGGCCCACCCGGAGCCGCGCACCCGGCGGCTCGTTCATCTGACCGTAGATGAGCGCCACGGAGTCCAGGATGTGCGCTTCTGCGAACTCGAGATAGAGGTCGTTGCCCTCGCGGGTGCGCTCGCCCACGCCGCAGAACACCGAGCGGCCGCCGTGGCCCCTCTGCACGTTGTGGATGAGCTCCTGAATGACGACCGTCTTGCCCACCCCGGCGCCGCCGAACAGGCCGATCTTGCCGCCCTTTACGAACGGCGCGATGAGGTCGACGACCTTGATCCCGGTCTCGAAGATCTCGGTCTTGGGCTCGAGCTCGGTGAACTTGGGTGTATCCCGGTGGATCGGCCAGCGCTCGGTGTCGGGCGGAATCGGCGGCCCGCCGTCCACCGGCTCGCCCAGCACATTGAGGATGCGGCCGAGGGGGGCTTCGCCGACGGGAACGGTGATCGGCCCGCCGGTGTCGACCACGGTCATGCCGCGCACCATGCCGTCGGTGCTGCTCATCGCGACGGCGCGCACCTGGTTCTGTCCCACGTGCTGCTGCACCTCGGCGACGACATGGATGTTGCGCTCGGGGCTGTCGATCACGAGCGCGTTGTAGATCTCAGGCAGGTGCTCGGGCTCGAACTCGACGTCGAGCACGGGGCCGATGATCTGGACAACGTGCCCGGTATCTTTGGGGACCTGCTCGTCCGTCGTAGAACGCGCCTGGGTCGCAGCTACGGTTGCCATGGGTATGGGTAGTCCCGTCTATTCGGTTAACAGGTTGTCAGCCTTGCAGCGCTGCGGCGCCGCCGACGATCTCCGCAATCTCCTGCGTGATCTGCGCCTGCCGCTGGCGATTGTAGGTGCGGGTCAGCTTCTCGATCAGCTCGCCCGCGTTGTCGGTTGCATTCTTCATGGCGGTCCGGCGGGCGCCGTGCTCGGCCGCCGCCGTTTCCACCAATCCGCGATACACCGCGTTCCGCACGTAGAGCGGCAGCAATTCTTTCAGGATTGCATCCGCGCTCGGCGCCAGAATGTAATCCGGCTTGACCTCACTCTGTCCGCCGGTCCGTCCGTCCGCCTGTCCGTCCGTCCGTCCATCCGCCCCCACCGGCAGAATCCGCACCGTCGCCGGCGGCGTCTGCAAGGCGCTGATGAAGCGGGCCTGGATCAGATCCACGCTCGCAAGCTCGCCCGCCACGTACGCGTCGATGAGCGGCTGCACGATCTCAGCGGCGTGCTCGGCCGTCGGCCGGTCGCCGATGTCGGTGCGCTGCCCGGCCAGGGGACGGCCCAGATACTTGAAGAAGCCGATCCCCTTCTTGCCGATCCCATAGAGCGCAACCTCGTACCCGGCAGCCTCCAGCTCCGCGATCCGCCGGCGCGCTTCCTTGATCAGGTTCGAGTTGAAGGCGCCGGCAAGTCCGCGGTTCGACGTGATGAGCAGCACCGCCGCCCGCCGCGGGCCGCCCTGCGCGGGCGGCTTGGGCGCGCGGAGGAGCGGGAACTGGCCGGCCAGATCCGGCGTCACCAGGTCGTCGATCACTTCGCGCAGCGCCTCGGCGTACGGCCGGGCGGCGGTCACTCGATCCTGGGCGCGCTTGAGCTTGGACGTTGCGACCAGCTCCATCGTCCGCGTGATCTTGCGCGTGTTGCGGACCGAGCGACTCCGGCCCTTGAGCGCGCGTCCCTTCGCCATCAGTCGGCCGGAACGAAGAGGGGCTTGAACGCGGCGATCGCCGACTTGAGCGCGCCGGTCAGCTCCTCGTCGAGCGCCTTCTTGGTCCGGATCCCCTCCAGCACCTTCGGCTGCTGCGCCTCGAGGTAGGTGAGGAAATCCCGCTCCCACTTGCGGATCTGGGGCACCGGCACGTCGTCGAGGAAGCCGTTGGTCGCGGCGAAGATGATGGCGACCTGCTGCTCCACCGGCATCGGGTGGTACTGCGGCTGCTTCAGGATCTCGACCAGCCGCGCGCCACGCGCGAGCTCCCGCTGCGTGGCGGCGTCGAGATCGGAGCCGAACTGGGCGAATGCCTCCAGCTCGCGATACTGCGCCAGCGAAAGCCGGAGCGGCCCCGCCACCTGTTTCATCGCCTTGATCTGCGCGTTGCCGCCCACCCGGCTCACCGAGATGCCGGGGTCTACGGCCGGCCGCACGTTCGCGAAGAAGAGGTCGGTCGTCAGGAAGATCTGGCCGTCGGTAATCGAGATGACGTTGGTCGGGATGTACGCGGAGACGTCGCCCGCCTGGGTCTCGATGATGGGGAGCGCGGTGAGCGAGCCGCCCGGCTTCTTGATGCGCGGATCGAGCTTGGTGAGCTCGGGGTTCTCCGAGATCTTGGCCGCGCGCTCGAGCAGGCGGCTGTGAAGGTAGAACACGTCGCCGGGGTACGCTTCCCGGCCGGGCGGACGGCGCAGGATGAGGGAGAGCTGGCGGTACGCCGCCGCCTGCTTGGAGAGGTCGTCGTACACGCAGAGGGTCGCCTTCCCCTCCTCGTACATGAAGTACTCGGCGAGCGCGCAGCCGGCGTACGGCGCGATGTACTGAAGCGGCGCGGGCTCCGACGCACTGGCCACGACGACGATCGTGTACTCCATCGCGCCGGCGTCCTTGAGCTTCTCCACCACGGTCGCCACCGTCGAGCGCTTCTGCCCGATGGCGACGTACACGCAGACGACGCCCTGTCCCTTTTGATTGAGAATGGTGTCGACGGCAATGGCCGTCTTGCCGGTGCCGCGGTCGCCGATGATGAGCTCCCGCTGCCCGCGGCCGATCGGGATCATCGAGTCAATTGCCTTGATGCCGGTCTGGAGCGGCTCCTTCACCGGCTGCCGGACGATGATGCCCGGCGCGATCATCTCGACCGGGCGGCTCGCGCTGGTGTGGATCTGACCGCGCCCATCCACCGGACGGCCAAGCGCGTCCACTACGCGGCCCAGCATGGCGGGACCCGCGGGCACCTCGAGCAGGCGGCCGGTGCGGCGAACTTCGTCGCCCTCCTTGAGCTTGAGGTAGTCGCCCATGATGGCGGCGCCCACGTTGTCTTCCTCGAGGTTGAGCACCAGGCCCGTAACGGTCTCGCCGGTTTCCTGGGCCGTGAACTCGAGCATTTCGCCCGCTTCCGCGGACTTGAGTCCGTAGATGCGGGCTACGCCATCGCGCACCTCGAGCACCGTGCCGACCTCGGCCGTGTCGGTCGTGCCGAGATCGGCGGCCTCAATCTCCCGAAGGAGGATGTCCTTGAGCTCGCCGGGGCGGAGGATCGTATCAGTCGCCATGGATCGCCTATACAGAGGTAAGAGATCGGGTATGGATAGGCTTGTGAAAATATGCACAAGCGGGCCGATCGGCAAGGCGAATCCGCCCGCTCAAAGGCTTGGAGCGCTACATCCGGCTCCGCGTGTTTCCCCGGGCAAACGCGGCCAGCACGCCCCGAGGACCAAGCTCCGCCAGTCGGGAGGGCGGCACGCTCGCGATGCGGCGCGTCGTGCCGGCGAGGTGGCTCGACGAGGCGTAGCCCAGGAGGCGGACGACGGAGGAGATGGAGTAACCCGGGTTCTGCAGCAGCTGCGCGGCGCAGGCCACGCGGGTGAGATCGATGACGCGTTTGAGATTGGGCGCGCCGCCCGCCCCGAACTGGCGGGAGAGGTGCTCGCGGCTCACGGCGAGCTGGCGCGCGAGCGAGCCGGTGCGCACCGGCCGCTCCACGTCGCGCACGAGGAGATCCCACGCGGCGCGCTGGAGCGGCTCGGTGAGACGGAGCACCCGCGGCGCGTCGGCGAGGGCGCGGCGCCGCGCCGTGGTGAGCGAGTGGCGGGTGACGAGATCGCCGGCCACCGCGTCGTCCACACCTTCCACCACGACGGCCGCGACGGCATGCCGCTGACAGGCGAGAAGCAGCTCGCCGTCATCGGCGCGGAAGCCGGCGTATACGAGCACCGGAATCCCCGGAAGCTGCCCGCGGAGTGCATCCAGCTCGGCCGCAGCTCCGCCGGCCGCCGCGGCAGGCGCCAGTACCACGGCGTCGACCAACCGCGCATGGAGCACTCGGCGGAGTCCGGTGGGCGTGCGGCAGGCCACCACCCGCGGGCCGTCTTTCGGAAGCGTGCGCCGGAGCGCCTGCACGGCGCTTCGGCTCTCGAGCAGTGTCGCGACCGCCGCCACCGTCGCTCCTCCTCAGGACGCCGGGTTCGGCGAGGCGGGTTCGGTCCGGGTGCTCGTGCCGCGCGGTGGCCGTCCGGCCCCGGTGGCCACGAGGGTCCGCACCATCTCGCCGGCGCGCTTCAGCACACCGCGAGCGTTGTCGTAGGAGAGGGTCTCGAGTGCCTGGTCGAGCGGTTGCCATACGCAGGCGGTGATCCCTTCGGCCGCCTGCGGACGCGGCTCCTCTCCCGGGGACTCGAACAGAAAGAAATGGCAGTACTTGTGGATGTGCCGGCCGCGAAATCGGAAGTGCCAGTCGATGATGCGGATGGGGCCGTGCAGCAGCAGGTCGCCGAGGCCCGTCTCCTCCTGCGTTTCACGGCGCGCCGTCTCGGCCGGCGCCTCCCCGTCCTCGATGTGCCCCTTCGGGAAGCCCCAGTTGTCATAGGAGTCGCGGATGAGGAGAAAGTGCGTCACGCGCTCGGGCAGGCGGCGGAAGATGATTCCGCCCGCGCTCACCTCGAGGTCGGCGCGGCGCTTCGCCATCAGAACACCGACACCTTGAAGTACCGCTTGGGGTTCGCCTTGATGTCGGCGAGGAGCTGGCGGAGCTCGGTGACGGTACGCGTGGTCTCCACGTAGAGCGCGGAGTCGGCGGCCAGCCGGCCGAGGGTGCCCTGGCCGCGCTCGATCCGGGAGAGCAGCGAGTCGGCGGTTTGCAGCGTGCGCACGAGGCTCCCCTGGCTCTCATGCGCGGCCGCCATCACTGAGCGGAAGTCGTGCGCCGCGTCCTTCAGGTCGGCGCTCGCACTGCGGGTGTTGTTGAGGATCTCCTGCAACTGGTTCGCGTTGGTGGCCGTGTCCATGCGCGATACCGTGTGCTCGAAGCTCCGCGCGATGCCGGCGAACGCGTCGGCCGAGGTGGCGACGCTCTTGCTCACGTGGTCAAGGCGGTCGGCCTGCGCATCGGTGAATTTGGCGACGCGGTGGGAGATCGACGCGAGGTCGAGCACGCTCTGCTGCAACTGATGCAGCGCGGTGGTGTCGAACACGCCGCGGATGCGCTGGGTCACGTCGGCCACGTCGCCCGCGATGCGGCTCGCCTGGGCGGTGAGCTGGCCGATGTCGGGCAGCGTGGCGCCGGGCCATGCATCGCCGCCGGTGGTATCGGATTCGACCAGCGCCGCGCGCACGTTGGGATCGTCCGGCAGCGGCTCGAACGGGATGATGTTCGCCGCCCACTCGCCGAACAGGCTGTTGGAGGCGGAGATCACCGCCGGCTTTCGCGGCAACGTGACGGTCTTGTCGACGGTGAGCTCGGCTTCCACCCATTCGTCGCGCGCGAGGCGGATCGCCTCGACCCGGCCCACTTTGACGCCGCGGAGTGTGACCGGCGCGCCGACACCGAGGCCGCCCACGGTGCGGAAGCGCGCGACGTAAATGTCCTGCTGGCTGTTCATCCCCCGCCCGCTCAGCCAGAGCGCGCCGCCGATCACCAGGGCGAGCGAGCCGAGCACCACCAGGCCGACCACAAACTCGTTGCCGCGCTTCACGCCGTTGGCCTCGTCATGCGGACCTCACGCTGTCGGGGCGTCCTTCGATGAACTGACGCACGACGGGATCGTCGGTCGCCTGCATCTCGGCGGGCGTTCCCACCTGGCGGATCATGCCGTCGTGCAGCATGGCGATGCGGTCGCCGACGCTGAACGCGCTCCGCATGTCGTGGGTGACGACCACGCCGGTGACGCCGCGGTCTCGCGTGCGTTCCATCAGGCGGTCCATGACCGCCGCCGTTATGGGATCGAGCCCGGTGGTGGGCTCGTCGTATAGAATGTAGCGCGGCCGGAGGGCCACCGCTCGCGCGATGCCGACCCGCTTGCGCATGCCGCCCGAGAGCTCCGACGGCATGCGCTCCTCCGCGCCGGTGAGATCGACCAGCGCCAGGCTCTCCGCGATCCGCTCTTTGATGGCCTCTTCGTCATACCCCCGCTTCACGAGCCCGAGCCGGATGTTCTCCGCCACGTTCATCGAATCGAACAATGCGGCGAACTGAAAGACGTAGCCGATCTGCCCTCTCAACTTCCCCAGCTCCGCGCGATCCAGATCCGGCACGTTGCATCCATCCACCTCGATCCGCCCGGCATCGGCCTCGAGCAGCCCGGCGATGAGCTTCAGGGTGACGCTCTTGCCGCTCCCGGACGCGCCGATGATGACGGTGTTCAGACCCTCCGGTACGTCCAGCGTGAGCCCTTGAAGCACCGTCTTTGGGCCGAAAGACTTGTGGACGTCTTGCAGGCGGATCATTGGGGGCGGTCGCCCGGCCGCCTCACAACAGCACCAACGCCCAGAACGCGTCCAGCACCAGAATCGCCTGACACCCATGCACCACCGCCC is a window of Gemmatimonadales bacterium DNA encoding:
- a CDS encoding AraC family transcriptional regulator, with amino-acid sequence MAAVATLLESRSAVQALRRTLPKDGPRVVACRTPTGLRRVLHARLVDAVVLAPAAAAGGAAAELDALRGQLPGIPVLVYAGFRADDGELLLACQRHAVAAVVVEGVDDAVAGDLVTRHSLTTARRRALADAPRVLRLTEPLQRAAWDLLVRDVERPVRTGSLARQLAVSREHLSRQFGAGGAPNLKRVIDLTRVACAAQLLQNPGYSISSVVRLLGYASSSHLAGTTRRIASVPPSRLAELGPRGVLAAFARGNTRSRM
- the atpG gene encoding ATP synthase F1 subunit gamma, which encodes MAKGRALKGRSRSVRNTRKITRTMELVATSKLKRAQDRVTAARPYAEALREVIDDLVTPDLAGQFPLLRAPKPPAQGGPRRAAVLLITSNRGLAGAFNSNLIKEARRRIAELEAAGYEVALYGIGKKGIGFFKYLGRPLAGQRTDIGDRPTAEHAAEIVQPLIDAYVAGELASVDLIQARFISALQTPPATVRILPVGADGRTDGQADGRTGGQSEVKPDYILAPSADAILKELLPLYVRNAVYRGLVETAAAEHGARRTAMKNATDNAGELIEKLTRTYNRQRQAQITQEIAEIVGGAAALQG
- a CDS encoding ATP-binding cassette domain-containing protein yields the protein MIRLQDVHKSFGPKTVLQGLTLDVPEGLNTVIIGASGSGKSVTLKLIAGLLEADAGRIEVDGCNVPDLDRAELGKLRGQIGYVFQFAALFDSMNVAENIRLGLVKRGYDEEAIKERIAESLALVDLTGAEERMPSELSGGMRKRVGIARAVALRPRYILYDEPTTGLDPITAAVMDRLMERTRDRGVTGVVVTHDMRSAFSVGDRIAMLHDGMIRQVGTPAEMQATDDPVVRQFIEGRPDSVRSA
- the atpC gene encoding ATP synthase F1 subunit epsilon, translating into MKVTVISPEASIFDGDADAIVAPAFDGEVGILPNHAPFMTLLGAGTLVVRRADGVTRFAVRGGFLQVVNDRVRIVAEHVGGASHAP
- a CDS encoding CHASE domain-containing protein, with protein sequence MPTPAVVLGATLLLTIAATAYIADTNRLRERVRFVGAANGAAVALRDRIETAITLLRATSGLFAASHEVDRGEFRAFVARLQLPVHYPGIQGIGYSVRVRADALDSLRRALAAEGVDSFHVWPSDTAAERHAIVYLQPQDRRNRAAMGFDMFSESTRRAAMLRAWTSGRPAASGRLTLVQEIDSAKQAGFLIYLPIYQDGVAPATLEERRERLLGFVYSPFRAGDLLDAVFHGALAAEVDVRVYDGPSVSPDRLLYSSTGSSGRPASAAHRLTLPLDVAGEPWTLEFTPRPHGPITSGRDVPVLLFVFGLLVSLALTAFTRAEARARSGAEAAARELRQSEEAVRASEARFRFLADFIPPLVWTARPDGGVDYVNRRCAEYLGVREAELMAKGWARFIHPADVESAAARWQASLRTGAPYEAEYRLRRGSDGEYRWHLDRGSALREEAGGIARWFGTCTDVEDQRRAAEALRQTQKLESIGVLAGGIAHDFNNLLTGIIGNGSLALDTLPPGHPARPMLTDALRAGERAASLTSQLLAYAGKGRFVLQAVDLCALVRELTQLIRASMPRTVALRLDLADSCPPVRGDASQLQQLVMNLAINGAEAIGEGVGTVTVRVAPCTLDAERLAADFRSYELAPGEYVRLEVEDAGSGMDQATLARIFDPFFTTKFTGRGLGLAAALGIVRGHGGGIAIRSAPGRGSTFTVVLPQTTAAAPDATAPNTAAVPEQNPLSGGVVLLADDEPALRRIGRAALERAGFEVALAVDGREALALAHASADRLRLIVLDLTMPEMGGADVARQLKAAHPRLPIVVTSGYGEEEALARLEGVAVEGFLAKPFTDHQLRQAVMNAVG
- a CDS encoding NUDIX hydrolase, with translation MAKRRADLEVSAGGIIFRRLPERVTHFLLIRDSYDNWGFPKGHIEDGEAPAETARRETQEETGLGDLLLHGPIRIIDWHFRFRGRHIHKYCHFFLFESPGEEPRPQAAEGITACVWQPLDQALETLSYDNARGVLKRAGEMVRTLVATGAGRPPRGTSTRTEPASPNPAS
- a CDS encoding MlaD family protein: MKRGNEFVVGLVVLGSLALVIGGALWLSGRGMNSQQDIYVARFRTVGGLGVGAPVTLRGVKVGRVEAIRLARDEWVEAELTVDKTVTLPRKPAVISASNSLFGEWAANIIPFEPLPDDPNVRAALVESDTTGGDAWPGATLPDIGQLTAQASRIAGDVADVTQRIRGVFDTTALHQLQQSVLDLASISHRVAKFTDAQADRLDHVSKSVATSADAFAGIARSFEHTVSRMDTATNANQLQEILNNTRSASADLKDAAHDFRSVMAAAHESQGSLVRTLQTADSLLSRIERGQGTLGRLAADSALYVETTRTVTELRQLLADIKANPKRYFKVSVF
- a CDS encoding outer membrane beta-barrel protein — its product is MRRSRLGRTTLGSVLALILGAVPAAAQVRGIPVNNSGVPTGLAVYGDVGFSNSDAGKGTAFGASGRLGVGPFGITGTLDRFNPSGPADNITSVGGTLNYQVFGGPLVPLTATLQGGLGYDKVSDVKFYHVPIGLGIALTIPNPVLAIKPWLAPRVDIVHVTPPATVNVVGSGGSAALSSDTETHFGISGGVEFNLLNGIGLQASYDRVFVDGGDPGVFAAGLHYAFRIPGL
- the atpD gene encoding F0F1 ATP synthase subunit beta; translated protein: MATVAATQARSTTDEQVPKDTGHVVQIIGPVLDVEFEPEHLPEIYNALVIDSPERNIHVVAEVQQHVGQNQVRAVAMSSTDGMVRGMTVVDTGGPITVPVGEAPLGRILNVLGEPVDGGPPIPPDTERWPIHRDTPKFTELEPKTEIFETGIKVVDLIAPFVKGGKIGLFGGAGVGKTVVIQELIHNVQRGHGGRSVFCGVGERTREGNDLYLEFAEAHILDSVALIYGQMNEPPGARLRVGLSGLTIAEYFRDVEGQDVLLFIDNIFRFTQAGSEVSALLGRMPSAVGYQPTLATEMGDLQERITSTTKGSITSVQAIYVPADDLTDPAPATAFAHLDATVVLSRAISELGIYPAVDPLDSSSRILAPQFVGERHYNVAIGVQRTLQRYKALQDIIAILGMDELSEEDKLVVARARRIQRFLSQPFHVAEQFTGIPGKYVKLEDTVASFERVLSGEFDSLPEQAFYMVGGIDEAVEKAKKLAAS
- the atpA gene encoding F0F1 ATP synthase subunit alpha, which produces MATDTILRPGELKDILLREIEAADLGTTDTAEVGTVLEVRDGVARIYGLKSAEAGEMLEFTAQETGETVTGLVLNLEEDNVGAAIMGDYLKLKEGDEVRRTGRLLEVPAGPAMLGRVVDALGRPVDGRGQIHTSASRPVEMIAPGIIVRQPVKEPLQTGIKAIDSMIPIGRGQRELIIGDRGTGKTAIAVDTILNQKGQGVVCVYVAIGQKRSTVATVVEKLKDAGAMEYTIVVVASASEPAPLQYIAPYAGCALAEYFMYEEGKATLCVYDDLSKQAAAYRQLSLILRRPPGREAYPGDVFYLHSRLLERAAKISENPELTKLDPRIKKPGGSLTALPIIETQAGDVSAYIPTNVISITDGQIFLTTDLFFANVRPAVDPGISVSRVGGNAQIKAMKQVAGPLRLSLAQYRELEAFAQFGSDLDAATQRELARGARLVEILKQPQYHPMPVEQQVAIIFAATNGFLDDVPVPQIRKWERDFLTYLEAQQPKVLEGIRTKKALDEELTGALKSAIAAFKPLFVPAD